Within Citrus sinensis cultivar Valencia sweet orange chromosome 1, DVS_A1.0, whole genome shotgun sequence, the genomic segment ttgcttgtcataagtgtgccagaatgagttgcgataaaaaaccatgttctttaggaatggtgtctgataacagggaagatccgattcaattcattagggatggcttgaataaggggtcattggatgatatccttttgtcttttaaaacacatcccagtggatatgtgcaaggagcgattctccagttatggccattattccagaaaaagcatgcacgatatagtctcgggaatctgactataaacgaccatgtttgctagtttataagaaaactagatacgaagcctatcctcgacccatagagggcgttcaagccgtttctggacataaaaccagaggaagatgtgagccacagtcgcaactacctgtaaatatccttttactttactgttattttatttcactgttgttttattgtttgtattattgtctttaataattttattactgtttgctttttcctttttaccgTTTCCTTTTTTACTATCGAGCCACGTGCGTTACGCGTTATTTAACAttgacatgctacctcatacacagttgtgacccactatcaccaaaattcttaaatgtgatttctttttttgtcaagcactcacaaattattttttagaagtatcacaatggcagctactcccaatagacatttcaagaacatttgtgtgctttctggatttaactatggcaaacataaagagttcgttgaggcagccatagatcttggtcgaagtatagcagagagaaaattacacttggtgtatggaggaggtaaccgagggttatcaaaattggtctcagaagctgattttgtcagaggaagtcaagtgttaggcatcatcccaagagctctaaaacctttgggcagtttgtctgactcatcgactggagaagagttaatcgtctcaggtatgcaagaaagaataactgaaatgcttaatcatgctgatgcttttattttcctttcaggagatcttgcaacactagaggcacttatcacactagtatcttgggcccatctacacattcaccagaaacccatcggtttgttaaatgtcaataacttttaggatggctttatcgcatttcttaaccatgcaataaaaaactatttcattcattccaatgcgaaaaaactttttatttgtgctcacactgcaaatgagctacttgatctattacaagcttataaaccggagccaaacccctggacctttgtgttggagcgtccaaataatgatggtaacagtagccgcagtaagaagtacaaattagatttaactctccgcctgtaaatattttcttctgtgttgcaccacccaggtgatgtcttctagactctacttctttcctttaaaacattgaggaaaatgttttattcttGTTGGGGGgtgggaatagtcgacaattgtggaatcttggttaagtttttactgattttttgttgtagaaactaactattgctaactttttgtgttgaagatggctgaatatggagtgtaatgactctagaaacgcatcttcatcgtttgaaaaaaaataaaaaataaaaaaattaaaaaaaaattcagacattttctttttctttattatgttttgatgttcatttttcttcttctttttaatttctcctttataaatatacatttttaaatttttgagtcgaagatggctgaatatggagtgtagtgcctctagaaacgcatcttcttagtttaaaaacaaaaatcatttttttttctgtcattttaagtgtaacttttctaattagtttttctgcatcattttcacatttctgcatgtatattttcttttcgggtttagaataggttggggggtaggatgttgtttgaaaaaaaaaaatttgtgtgatttgttttaacattggatgacatgattaatttcaaaattttagtatttgtattatctttggtcttaagtgatgttacgctatgtttgctactttacatgttgatgtcggagacaaatatgagttgcttgaaggaatgaacatgtcataataagcaccaagtgagtttttgagtctatcatttttcttggagagtaactcttttgcccattctttatacagcttagcagtttattattttatacacgatctctagatttcttttgagttaacccttaaaaaaaatgtaaaataaaaaaaaagaaaaaaaagaaaaaatgtgtgttgctacatctaGAGACCCATCTAATTAGTagatatgaaagattatttagagccctaaaagacaaTGGAAagaccatctttgatccgtttgagcctttctagccatcccttttatgaaatatccatagttaacccttttgagcctttaaaaaataaaaataaaataaaaaaatattttctttgtgaaACTTATCAttttgacccactccgatttggagtattacctgatatcttataagttctatcacctatttatgtttgagaaaaatataaataattattttgtttagtaaCGTTGTGCaaaacaaaagtaataaaaagaaaacaatttgttgtttaaaaaaaataataataataggtgaaatccacgttgcaatttccaaaaaaaaaaatctctacatttttctcaaacatacactttgttttccttatttcccttctttgttagccatgacCCTAGCCTACATTatgtcctaataaaagtcattcttgattttagggaactatagtctaaagtagaagctagttatatgggctaaaaagatgtagtggtgcataaaaaaaaattaataataataataataataaataaataaattgggttgactaacatctttatttgacttgagatcgtattatttctaaactgatggcatatttctttcatcttggtaaGAGCATGTGacatcacttctttattattttctcttaattacCATTctttggagtgactatttttattgggtttaatttctttgtgaaagattcactacttccagtgagattttggggtttgacatgtcattcttgaaagtagctatgacaaagtttattgggctaattcatgtgcatggttgatgtgggtgtgatgttgctttggactggagataatgcttatacttttatttgattgctatcattaatctgattgaatgaacacgagtgtttctaaaaaaaaaaaaaattattttggatttgaattttgttttcgcttacaaaaacttgttgtgcaaattttattgaactcacaagcgcacgaatctattatagaatagactaatggtgacgagtgtcgatcttacgaggaggtgaattttaattgtgtgtagaattaattttgtaaatgggtagttggatttgtagtgaaaataatttggattattctaaaattcgaattaaaataacaagaataaattgaagtgaaaatctattaaattgacgtacttgggtatctagatccgcatcaacatgcaccataggctaaatattccttattaataccaattaaatcatgaggggggaatccacacctcatgaaccatactctaatcaatatggtgctaagggcttatcgtgccaaataataataaccttgtactagggagtcGGTGTAACCAGGACgctatctagacaagattattattatttgtcgacgaaaagtcaaatcatccacaaaaattaaaagggaaaagaaaataaatttaccaaataaagcccatgacacatgtcgagacttcaccttcaacccaaacttgaaagaaaattagctactcataattgaacttagggcaaaataggaatttattaaaatacgtagaaaatacaagatggagaaggaattacagaaaatggagtccaaaaatagattcagagatatcaaattaggggagAGAGgtcccttttttatagatacattgagtaaatcatggccatcggattaaaaacagtttggacgctcaggattacgccacgtcatcagtcaacagtacgcggtttgagcacgcggtttgaacagtgacacggtttgaccacgcggtttgaacagtgacacggtttgaccacgcggtttgaacagtgacacggtttgaacagtaacgcggtttggttgaaaataatctcatgtgttgcatgtaccgtacatgtgaacagtgtaatttttccttttatgctcttcctaaggttttttaccgtcttgagttcaaaagtgatgtccgtttttccgtttgatctctcgtttattgtgaaatgattatgatgcccctaaaatacacaaaatacttaattaaaataaaacacacataattaaattacaagaaccttaaatacataaaagtaagggttgttagtaagacttgaaatgtaaaatgatgattttctcctttataaatacacattttctaacactcaacactacCTTTTAAGACATAgggtttttttctttatagtTCCCTTTAAAAGACTAAGGATCCTTTAACTACACTTAGTAAACCATGTTGAACCTTAAAAATGCACCGTACTCGATCTATCATACTTAGTGaaattagtttctttttaagacTAGGAACATTTCTCAGTTATTTAAACTTATAGATTGAACATTATGCATTTTAAGTTTCTCATTCCCGTGCGTTTGGcacactgtattgtattatattgtattgcattattttaatgctagtgtattgtattatactgtattgtattagtactgtattataataatgttgtacAATATTTGGTAATACactgtactgtattaatttttagttatattatgTTTGATGTTatactgtattgtattaattttttcggtgattactttaaattatatatttaaaaaaataataatactcaaTATAAAATTCTTAAGTTTTAGAAAttcaacattatttttttagtataaataattaaatattttttaaaaatattatcattctTCATAAAGATCAAAGTAAGtaattcaatcaaataatttttattttaattaaaaatgagtgtttagaataatttttagcaAGTAAATAACTccattaaacaaatataattctCTCATccttttttcattcttttattttttgaaatttttttgcaagatctcttacaaaaaaaataaaaattaaaggatcCTAATTTATTCTACTGTCGACATTTGTTCTGGATGCTTTAATTTACTAAGaaacaattttgtaaaaaacaACATGAATTCTAGAGGAAACTGAAAAGCCACCAACCAAGCAATTTATTCagataaatcaatttattcAGATAAATCGCTTCAAATTCTACGAAAATGCCAATCAGTTGAATAGTTATTTTGCCATGTATCCAGCATACATTCATAAACTAGAACACAAGAAAACAACttctaaataaattcaagtaaAGTACTTAAGAAATCCTAAACTTAATTATACCAAAAAGTTTTTTGTAGATTTGGAGATTATAGACACCCCAGTTTAACAAAATCCACCCGATagcaaacaaattttttttctcaaaaccCCCTCCCTTAAGAAGTCTGtcttctatttcttttctttccctctcttttctctttcacaACTCTGCTATGCTCTGCTCTCACTCtcgtttctttctttttttccttcttttaaaGCCACTCACAGTGATGGTGGAGCGTCGCGAAGGCGTGTCGTGCACTGGTGTCATGCGTCGCAAAGGCAGATCGCAAAGACAGTAGAGCTGGAGGCGTTGCCGTGGTGTAATGCGACAGTGGCTGTGTGGAGGCAGATCGTGTGGTTGTAGAGCTGGTGTTGCACGACAGTGGTGGTGTTGAGCTGAGATTTGTGGAGTGGCGGTGTAGAGATGCAGGGAGAGCCACAATAGTGAAaaggagaaataaaaaatgaaagcaaacttttttcatttacaatCCCGCATAAAACCGACTCTCACACGGGTTTGATTTATGCGGGTTTGACCGCATTACAAGTATTTTTTACTACATTGTAATACGATGAGGAATACTTGCCAAACAtgatattgtattattttaatacaatgAGGAGTGCTAATACCATGTAATGAGGGCTGCCAAACACGCCCTATACCAACAACTTTACACATTGCATTTTTTCCTATTGTCACTCTACCACCATTATGTTCTTGAGACGTAGTAAAAAGATCTTTTAAAGGGACATACATTAAGAGAGCAACAGAAATCTAATGCCGATTCAcctttttagtttatttctgAACCAATTAACACACTAACTAATCCATAGTCTTCTTCAACAATTACTACATCATCACTTTGACCTTTTTTATCCTTCtatttgtgttttctttctgATTGAAATGATCTTCTTAATGGCATTGAAAACACTTCAGAgtcttgtttttattcttgaattttccttacttctttttcctttcattttttttatcatctcTCTTTCACAGTTAACCCCCTTTACTAGATCTAATTTAAAGatttctttgtctttttttataaCTCCCTTATATTAAGActtttcttaactttttttttaatgagcgAGTTTGCCTCCCATATATAAGAGCATCAATAAAGTTCTTATAAGATTCAGGTAAAGAGCTGACCAATAACAAGGCTTTTCCTTCATTATCTAATGTTTCATCAATTATGGAAAAAGTGTGACAGACttcattaaattcataaatatctTGATCCAATGATGAGCCTTTAACCATTTTCAGTGTGAACTTTTTTTATAGAGTCTATTTACAAGAGATCTCTTCATGGACAAGCTTTATAGCTTCTCCTATAAAGCAATAATTGTTGTTTCCTTTGCCACTTCTCTGATCACAGAATCTGCAAggcttaaaattattatgctTTTGGCCTTTCTGTCAATCTCACCTATTTGTTCGGGTGTCTTGGATGAAGAAACATCTTTACCTTCCTTTTAGTTTTTGGTTGAATTGTATCTTCTAAGCCTTGAGTGACTAATAGAGCCTCCATCTTGACTTTCCACATGTTAAAACCATTTTTGCTATTCAACTTCTCTAGATCTACTTTAGGTGATGCCATACTTGGATCTTGATCAGCAACCTCAATCTTACACCACTTGAAAGACTGATATGTTCCAAAGACTTCAAAAGATCAATTCTAACCCCAATTTTATCAAGATCAAACAAAGTTGCACACTCACAACATGAACtagattgataaaaaaaattaattaattaattattgcaaTAACTTAGTATTAACCaagaatgaaattgaaatcagATTACTAGCCAAATCATAGAGAACACAGAAAGATACGTGAAGTAGTCTTTTGCAAGATCTGCATCCACGAGTGAATCCATCGAGCAagcttttattgatgattcaaaGAATGAATTACAAAGCTATATAGTTGAAATTACATAGAACAAGAATAGTTTTTCCCTCTCTTGATTCAGCAATGATCCCCCAAATAcactagaaaatcaaattataaaacagCTTTATAATAGCTTTTGTAAGCCAGAATGCATATATGATTGACGCATATCCCAGAGGTCGTTATAATGAACTTAGCTCACTTAAGTAATCACGAGCTTACTCATAGGAGTAATTAGTTACGATAAAAAAGTAGCCTATTGATGTTGTTTTCAGCTTTAAATGATCATGTTTTCTTCACGTGTCTTCCATTTTGCTCGTAAGGTGATTGAATTCACCTCATAACCAACAATATCATTAATTAcaatccataataaaaaaaattattgaaaaattactaGGTAGCTCATGAGTAACATATAGACTAAGTGTGATCGTAGATCACCCTCGCTCTATTTTAAAAGCTCTTTATATTCTCTTTCAAGTATAGTTTCCTTATAAGAACACTAAATACCTAATTTCCCAGAGCAGCTCTCTCCCAGCCCATAGCATATTGTGACTAACAGcttgttggagaaaaataaagccttagaaattgaaaatacatctaagaagaaacaaaatgtatGGTAAGAATTCGTAATCGAAACAAACCGTATTCActcaaataaatatgaatatctTATTTAATCGAAATGTAAGAATGATACATGTAAGGTGGCTTTCATGagtatttcattaaaaatattctaaaattcaCTCTTGTTATCCAATATAACTATATTTTGgctaattaaattcaatataatattatctaacatatttatatatatatatagtttatcCAGTAGTTGAATTGCCTATCCAAATTTATGTGTATAATTAcataaacaaattcaaattatttttttgtcaaaataaaatgaaaaaagaataatattcaAAGTAAATAGTGGACACTTAAAccaacatataatttttttggggttcCCTTTATGATGCTGTTTAAAAATCCCAACATCAATAGTGGAATTAATACGGACCATTAGATGAAATCTAACgtttataataatcaaataagataaaattaaaaaaattaaagtgtttATTGTGTAGGTAACTCTTTACAGTTAAATAACTTAGATTCAATAAAGGATAAAAATCATACGAGTTAAATATGATAGAAAGAGATTTACAACTTagaaggaagaagaaattaattcatacacAACAATCAAAGGTCACAAaagtttgattatttaatgctttataattatactatttatttataaatggtataaaaattacattatataaattttttcttataagtcacttgttaaataaatttcattacttaaaaacaaattgtatttttactttatatcACTAAGTTATGATTACATTACTTGATTGATATAAATTTCGTAATGCAATaatcactactagaaaaatagtATTTACTGATACTTGTCTTCTGAcactttatttaaaagtatcagtatatacatatatttggaTCAGTTTTTGTGTTTAACAGATATATATCATTAATTACTAATACTGAAGTATCAATAGCTTTAGTAATAGCAATCAATGACGCTTTGGTAtcagcaattaaaaattatcattttaattttgttttactcCGAATTCGAACCCAAGACCTCTTAAACCTAAAGCTTCTACATTGAATCAAAAGACCACTAGgctatgaattatttttaatttttttagagttgTTCTTTTTGAGtggataaaaacaaaagaaatgaatcttatccaaaatataacttttcaaCTCCCTCTACCAAAGTATTTGTTCCCTCCTAAGCTCCCCAGATTTGAAAAATCCCTAACATCCAAATTGTCAAAAAGTGGCCTCTTGCCTCATTCATTCATCTCCTCGCTCCTCCGGCAGAGCCTTGAATATCTTCGAAAATGGTAACCACtagttcttcttcttcagagAGATTCTGTGGGGCTTATAAGTGAGAACAATGAGTTGAAATTCCGACTTCAGGCCATGGAGCAACAGGCTCAACTCAAAGATGGTATAAATTcgtttattcttttttattaccTTCTTCTACTTCATCTGTGAACTCAGACCTATCTTATTTATATGCACAAGGTGTAAGCTCTTTTGTTATTGTGATTTATATCTGTTGACTACGCCATAAGTgcaaaactttttctttgtgtttcacattttgttttgatattgCTCTTAGCATTTGATTACATGGCTTGTGAAACAGACTGAGGtagttttctttcatttaatcTCTTAGATAGATTGATTGATGGCTTGTTATACTATTCATcattattttgattgatttaacGACTAGCGCTTTTGAATAGCAgcactttctttgttttcttatgaGAACTCTTCTCCAATACGGTTCACTGCTCCTTAGCTCTCTTGAATGAGTTAGTCGGGCATATTAGATATGATTAACACCTCAGGATTGATACTTTGTCCTTGTGCTTTTGATTGGGGGCAGTGAGACCAGTGTTGATCATTGCATTGGTTCGATTTGTTACTTGTCCTCTATTTATGCAATTAAGGGCATCTTGACTCGTTTTAGATTTATCTCCATCTTCCAATGCAAGTTAATGgattttcttagtttttacTTATGGattaataaactattttagGATCAAGCTGTCATAAAAAGGGGTTTTCTGTTAGTTATGCATCCTACTTTGTGCTTGATTTGGCAGCTTTAAATGAGGCATTGGGTGCAGAAGAACGGAAACTGAAGCTCGTTGCTACAGAGGTCAATGGAGAGGCCCAACTTTCAAGCCGCATGGCTCAGCAGCTTTCCATTAATCATCAGATGTTCCAGATGCAGCATCAGCAGCAGAACCAAGATGCAGGAGCAGCCTCAGCGTGGCCAACTGCAACCTGAGCAGCAAAGTCATGAGGCTGCTATGCATGACTGGAAGTAATAGGCCGGCCATGTCGGCCAATAGTAGTGTAGCAGTATACGTAGGCTCAAAAGTATCGTTCAatagttatttatatataagtgAACCTTGACTAttgttcttgttttcttgGTTGGTTTCTTGTGTCTAGACAATGGAGAATCCAACTAACTTTGCTTGTTCATCCATTTGCCCGGAATGATGttccaattttagaaataaataattgtgtttgctcagaatatttacaatattaaattaacCAACACAGTGATTAATTGACTTGAAACTctcatagtttttttttcaacaagtaGTTGATAATTGAAAGTTTATACGTGGAGATAGGAAGAGTTGCTCTCGTTAATTACGGCAAGGACTATGGGAAGCTTGTGGTCATCGTCGATGTCCTTGATCAAAACAGGGTACCTTTATTCACTTTACGTTTATGCTTTATTTGAGTTGAATCTTATAAAATTGTCACAAGAATTCTGAATATTTTGGTTTAGTTGATGATAACTGGGTAccccttctttttttctgtACAAAAATAGCAAATTAGAAAGTTAATGTGCTTTTGTAAACAGAGTGATTTTAGCTtggatttctttgaattttgaactgtttcgtttattttttagttgtatacaattgttattatttttgtgatgCTTTATAGGCTCTTATTAATGCCCCTGATATGGTGAGGAGCCAAATGAACTTCAAGAGGCTTTCTCTCATAGATATTAAGATTGACATCAATCGAGTTCCCAGGAAGAAGTCTTTGATTGAAGCCATGGAGAAGGCTGATGTGAAGAACAAATGGGAAAACAGCTCCTGGGGAAAGAAGCTGATTGTTCAGAAAAGGAGAGCGGCACTGAATGATTTTGATAGGTTCAAGCTCATGTTggcaaagataaaaaagggtGGACTTATTCGACAGGAGCTTGCAAAACTCAAGAAGGAGAATGCAGCATAGAATTTCTCTCTTGTGTTCCCCATTCTGGTTTTTAGTTCTTACAGCttcaatttgattatattaatGTATTGATTAATATGAGAAACCATCAGCTTGGcatttttgggttaaaaaaaaattgtcaaaaagtgcTCAGCCATGATCCTGTCAAACCTGTGGCACAGGTTCACCATTTGCCTTCAAAATCCACacttcttatttcttttcttattttatgatttcGGGTCTCTCTTATTGTCATTAGatcttgagttttttttttgttttaattgttcttttaGGTTTAAATAAGTGATTTGGAGAAGAGCTTCTATGTTTCTTTGGCTGCTTGGAAGAAACTAGAAGGTATTGTTTCTTTTGGCTACTTGGAAGAAACAAGAAGGTAAAGATTTAgcttttattgtgtttttttctctactactttcttttcttttattggcACCAAATAACCTTCATTAT encodes:
- the LOC102621391 gene encoding 60S ribosomal protein L14-1-like isoform X1, encoding MEQQAQLKDGRVALVNYGKDYGKLVVIVDVLDQNRALINAPDMVRSQMNFKRLSLIDIKIDINRVPRKKSLIEAMEKADVKNKWENSSWGKKLIVQKRRAALNDFDRFKLMLAKIKKGGLIRQELAKLKKENAA
- the LOC102621391 gene encoding 60S ribosomal protein L14-1-like isoform X2; translation: MIGRVALVNYGKDYGKLVVIVDVLDQNRALINAPDMVRSQMNFKRLSLIDIKIDINRVPRKKSLIEAMEKADVKNKWENSSWGKKLIVQKRRAALNDFDRFKLMLAKIKKGGLIRQELAKLKKENAA